The Fontisubflavum oceani genomic interval CATCAGCACCACCTCGCGCACGGCGTTGCGCGGGTGTGCGTTCAGCGCCAGCATCACCGCCTCGGCCACGTCTTCAGGCTGTAGCTTCTCGGGTTTTGGCGCGTCGAAAAACGGTGTGTCCACCATGCCAGGCGCGATCACGGTGCAGCGTCCGCCCCAATCGGCCATTTCTTCGGCGAGATTGCCGGCAAAGCCGTGCACGAACCATTTTGTGGCGCCATAGATCGAGCCTTTGACATGCCGCCGCCCGGCGATCGAGCCGGTCAAAACCATATGGCCCGTGCTCTGACGAAGATAGGGGAGCGCGGCTTTCGCGGTGTAGAGCAGCCCCATGATGTTGAGTTGAACCAGGTCGGCCCATTCCGCCGGATCGCCCGCCTCGGTGCCAGGCGCATTCGCCCCCATGCCGGCATTGGCAAAGGCCGCATCGACAGAGCCAAACGCCTCTTGCAGGGCCAGAAGCGCCTGCTCTTGCGTCGCCAGGTCGGTGACATCGCCCGGCAAGGCCAAGGCCGCACCGCCAAGCTCTTCGGCCAAGGCGGCCACTTTGTCGGTGGAGCGGGCCATCAGCCCAACATTCCAGTCAGAGGCCACGGCGGCGCGGGCCGTTGCGGCCCCGATGCCAGTGGACGCACCGGTGATGAAAAGGGTTTTGCGGGTCATGATAAGGCTCCAATGGGTTGCAAGGCGGGCGCGCATGACATGAGATAGCGCCATGCAAACCACGTTTACAATCCAGACCAAAGGCCCGGGACTCTATGAGTTTACCACCGAAGTTGCGGCCTGGGTGGCGGGGCAGGGTGAGGGCCTGCTGACGCTGTTCATCCGGCACACCTCCGCCAGCCTGTTGATCCAGGAGAACGCCGACCCTGAGGTGCAGACCGATTTGACGGCCTATTTCGACCGGTTGGTGCCGCCGTCTGACGACCCGTCGATGCACTATCTGACCCACACCTATGAAGGCCCTGACGACATGCCAGCGCATATCAAGGCCGCGATGATGCCTGTCTCGCTGCAAATCCCGATCTCGGGCGGTCGGTTGGCTTTGGGCACCTGGCAGGGGATTTATGTGGTGGAACATCGCCGCCGCCCGCATCGGCGCGATGTGGCCGCGATGCTCCTGAAGGCTTAGTCGTCCAAGACGAAGGTCACCATCAGATTGACCTGATAATGTTGGATGGTGCCATCGGATACCGACACGCGCTGCTCTTTGACCCAGGCGCTGGTCACATTGCGCAAGGTGGTGTTGGCGCGGGCGATACCGTCGCGGACGGCGGCCTCGAAGCTGTCGGTGGATGTCGCGGAAATCTCTGTCACGCGGGCGATGCTCATGATCTGTCTCCTGTTGGCTGTTGAGGGGGTATTTTACCACTCAAGGGCGGTCCGTTGCGGGTTTTGTGCCGCAGTTTCTCCCCCCAAATCCTGTAGGGGCAATTCGCCTCTACCCAAGCCCTATGCATGCTCCTATAGTGCCTGTGGATAACAGGGCTGAAGACCCTATCAGGCAGAGTTGCGCTCGTCACTCGGGTGCGAAGGGATCAGAAAAGGGGGACGTGGATGCGCTGCCCGTTTTGCGGAAATGTCGATACTCAAGTGAAAGATAGCCGTCCGGCCGAGGATCATGTGGCGATCCGGCGGCGGCGGTTTTGCCCGGCTTGTGGCGGGCGGTTCACGACCTATGAGCGTGTTCAATTGCGCGATCTGGTGGTGATCAAGACCAATGGTAAGCGCGAGGATTTCGACCGCGACAAGCTGGAGCGGTCGATCCGCATCTCGATGCAGAAACGTCCCGTCGAGCCAGAGCGGATCGATCAGATGATCTCTGGCATTGTGCGGCGTTTGGAAAGCATGGGCGAGACCGATATCCCCTCGGGCACGATTGGCGAGATCGTCATGGAAAGCCTGGCCCGGATCGACACGGTGGCCTATGTCCGCTTTGCGAGTGTCTATAAGAACTTCCAGGCGGCTGATGATTTCGAGGAATTCGTGGCGGAGCTGCGCCCGCCCAGCACAACCGAAAGCTAAGCGATGACAACGGGCGACGATGCCCGCTGGATGCGGCTCGCGCTGTCTTTGGGCGCGCGGGGGCACGGTCGGGTTTGGCCGAACCCGGCGGTTGGCTGTGTGATTGTGAAAGCGGGCCGGGTTCTGGGCCGGGGCTGGACCCAACCCAGTGGCCGACCCCATGCGGAGACGGAGGCTTTGGCTCAAGCCGGCGACGCGGCCCATGGCGCAACGGCCTATGTCAGCTTGGAACCTTGCGCCCATCAGGGGCACACGCCGCCTTGTGTTGAGGCCTTGATTGCCGCGTCGGTCGCGCGGGTTGTGATTGCCATGGAAGACCCCGATCCGCGCGTGGCGGGGAAGGGGATTGCGCGGCTGCAAGATGCCGGAATCGCCGTGACAACCGGTGTTTTGCAAGATCAGGCGGCGGAGGCGCATCAGGGCTTTCTCAGCCGTGTCGTGCGAGGCCGGCCTGCGGTGACACTAAAGCTTGCCACGTCTTTTGATGGACGGATTGCCACCGCGAGTGGTGAAAGCAAATGGATCACTGGGCCCGAGGCGCGGCGACATGTGCATGGGATGCGGGCGCGCCATGATGCGGTGTTGATCGGTGCGGGCACGGCGCGGGCCGATGACCCGAACCTGACCGTGCGCGGGTTGGGCATGGCGTATCAGCCGGTGCGCGTGGTGTTGTCGCGACGGCTGGATATTCCGACTGACGGCGCGTTGTGGAATAGCCTGCCCGAGGTGCCGCTCTGGCTGTGTTATGGGGACGCGGCGGACCCGCAGGACAGGATGGCTTGGGCCGCGCGCGGGGCAGGTATGATCCCCTGTAAGGCCGGACCCGGCGGGCAATTGGACGTGGCGGATGTGATGCAAGCGCTTGGGCGCGAAGGTCTGACCCGGGTGTTCTGTGAAGGGGGCGGGGCGCTGGCGGCGTCTCTGCTCGCGGCCGATTTGGTGGATGATCTTGTCGGGTTCACCGCCGGGATGGTTTTGGGGGCGGAGGGGCAGCCGGCAATCGGCGCGATGGGTGTGGCGGCGCTTGCTGAGGCGCCGTGCTTCACCTTGCGGCGCAGCCAGCCCGTGGGCGCCGATATTCTTCATGAATGGACCCGCGCGCCGCGCTAACGCCGCCTGCGTCGCCAGAGCCACGCCTGACCGGCGAACCAGCCTTGGAGTTTTGCCAAAGCGCGGAGGCTTGGTTTCCGCGCCAGACCCTCGCCCGAAGCGAGCCGATCCACCGCAACTTCGACTGGGCAGGGAAGGCCGGTGACCGGGTCGAGATAGCGCGGATAGGCGATGAGCGTGGCATGGGCCAGCGCGGCGAGTGACGGCTTGGCCTGCCGCCGGGCGGGCACGGGGCCGAGATCATGTGTGAGGCCCCAACCGGCATAAAAGGGTGTGCCCAAGACAGTGACGGGAACCCCGCGCAGGAGCGCCTCGAACCCCAAAAGCGATGTCATCGTCACGACCCGATCCGCGTGGGTCAACAGCGCCACCGGGTCCGTGTCATGGGCGACATGGTCGGCGAGCCGGGCCAAATCCTCCGCCGGGACGGTTCCTTGGCGCAGGCCCGCTTCCACATCGGGGTGGGGTTTGTAGATCAGCATCGCCTGTGGGTGCAGGCGTTTGGCGGTTTCCAGAAGGTCAAGATTGGTTCTGACCTCGCCCGCGCCGAGCCGGATCGAGGCATCGTCTTCGACCTGTCCGGGCACCAAGATCACGGGTCGTCCTTCGGGGTTGGGCAGAGCGGGAGGCTGGCCGAGATTGTATTTGCTGAGCCCCAAGGCGGAGAGCCGCCCGATCAGGGCGTCGGCCCGCGCCAGGCGTTTGGCGGGCCAGGTTGCGGCCTCGGCGATCAGGTGTTCCAAGCGGCTTTCCCGGGTTGGGTCGTAATAGATGCCGAGATCGTCCCGGACCAGGCTGAGCGGGGGCACAAGATCGGCCCCCAAGCCGCGTGAGCGCAGAAACCCGTCTTCGATCCGGGTCAAGGGGCGGTTGGCGGCGCGGCAGGCGTCGCGGAGTGCGGCGTCTTCGCGCCCGGCCCAGACCATGACCGGCTTTTCGGCGGCAATTGCCGCATCAGGGCTGTCCGCGAAGCTGAGTTTGGTTCCGCTGGCGCCATAGAACTGCTGCAGATGTCCGCGTTTCCAGGCCCGCATGCCGACCGCGACATGGCCCTTGCGATCCGCACGCCAAGCGCGGGCCTGGGCTTCCAATGCGCCCAGAACATCCTCAAGCAGGCACAGCCTGTCGTGATAAGGATCGTACCAGCGCGGATAGAGGATCAGCGCCCCGGCGACGAGTTGTGCCCGGGTCAGCGCGCGCTGGCGACGCGGGATCGGCATCCTGTCGTCGCTGAGCCCCCATCCGGCATAGAAGGGTTGGCCGAAGACCACGGGTTTGTGGCCCGCAAGGATCGCCTCGAACCCAAGCTGGCTGGAGACCGTATAGACCGCGCGCGCACCTTCCATCAGCCGCCATGGCGAAAGCGCCGCGTCGCAGAGGGTGGCCGTCTCGCCACCATTGCTCTGACCGAAATGCCCGTCGCGATGGCCGGATCGGGTCTCTGGGTGGGTCTTGATCACGATCTGGGCGCCGGGGTGATCTTCCTGCGCCCAATAGAGCATCTCGCGGAATGTGTCTGCATTGGTCCCGCCGAGCCTGATCGAGGCGTCGCCCTTGGTTTGGTCGATCACTAGAACATAGCCCGGCTTTGGCGGCTCCAGCTTAGGATCGACGGCGGCATATTTCGTCAGATGCGCGTCAGCCATCCGGGCCATTGCATCGCGCGCCCGGTCCATCAGCGCGGTGTCATCCAGCGGATGCGTGGCCAGCAGGTGTTCCAGATCCGAGGGCTGGGTGCTGTCGAAATAGGCGCCGCGCCGGTCGATCGTGAGGCCAAGCGGCGGCTCGCCGCTTCGCCCCGGATGTAGGGAGCGGAGAAAGGCGTCTTCGACCCGGACCAGATGCGCGCCGGTGGCAGCGGCGGCCTTCTCGCCGCGCGGGGCATAAGGCGAATGGCCCCAGACCAGTACGTCATCCTCCGGCCCGGGCTTGCCGAGTTTCAACTCATATCCCGCAAGCGTCAGGATGCGGCGCACCCGGGCGTTGGTCAAAAAGCCAGCGTTGAAATGAAACCCCCGCCGGTGGGTGCGTCCGGCGGGGGCTCTTTGCTTGCTCCGGCCAT includes:
- a CDS encoding dodecin family protein, which translates into the protein MSIARVTEISATSTDSFEAAVRDGIARANTTLRNVTSAWVKEQRVSVSDGTIQHYQVNLMVTFVLDD
- the nrdR gene encoding transcriptional regulator NrdR gives rise to the protein MRCPFCGNVDTQVKDSRPAEDHVAIRRRRFCPACGGRFTTYERVQLRDLVVIKTNGKREDFDRDKLERSIRISMQKRPVEPERIDQMISGIVRRLESMGETDIPSGTIGEIVMESLARIDTVAYVRFASVYKNFQAADDFEEFVAELRPPSTTES
- a CDS encoding capsular polysaccharide biosynthesis protein, yielding MRRILTLAGYELKLGKPGPEDDVLVWGHSPYAPRGEKAAAATGAHLVRVEDAFLRSLHPGRSGEPPLGLTIDRRGAYFDSTQPSDLEHLLATHPLDDTALMDRARDAMARMADAHLTKYAAVDPKLEPPKPGYVLVIDQTKGDASIRLGGTNADTFREMLYWAQEDHPGAQIVIKTHPETRSGHRDGHFGQSNGGETATLCDAALSPWRLMEGARAVYTVSSQLGFEAILAGHKPVVFGQPFYAGWGLSDDRMPIPRRQRALTRAQLVAGALILYPRWYDPYHDRLCLLEDVLGALEAQARAWRADRKGHVAVGMRAWKRGHLQQFYGASGTKLSFADSPDAAIAAEKPVMVWAGREDAALRDACRAANRPLTRIEDGFLRSRGLGADLVPPLSLVRDDLGIYYDPTRESRLEHLIAEAATWPAKRLARADALIGRLSALGLSKYNLGQPPALPNPEGRPVILVPGQVEDDASIRLGAGEVRTNLDLLETAKRLHPQAMLIYKPHPDVEAGLRQGTVPAEDLARLADHVAHDTDPVALLTHADRVVTMTSLLGFEALLRGVPVTVLGTPFYAGWGLTHDLGPVPARRQAKPSLAALAHATLIAYPRYLDPVTGLPCPVEVAVDRLASGEGLARKPSLRALAKLQGWFAGQAWLWRRRRR
- the ribD gene encoding bifunctional diaminohydroxyphosphoribosylaminopyrimidine deaminase/5-amino-6-(5-phosphoribosylamino)uracil reductase RibD, producing MTTGDDARWMRLALSLGARGHGRVWPNPAVGCVIVKAGRVLGRGWTQPSGRPHAETEALAQAGDAAHGATAYVSLEPCAHQGHTPPCVEALIAASVARVVIAMEDPDPRVAGKGIARLQDAGIAVTTGVLQDQAAEAHQGFLSRVVRGRPAVTLKLATSFDGRIATASGESKWITGPEARRHVHGMRARHDAVLIGAGTARADDPNLTVRGLGMAYQPVRVVLSRRLDIPTDGALWNSLPEVPLWLCYGDAADPQDRMAWAARGAGMIPCKAGPGGQLDVADVMQALGREGLTRVFCEGGGALAASLLAADLVDDLVGFTAGMVLGAEGQPAIGAMGVAALAEAPCFTLRRSQPVGADILHEWTRAPR
- a CDS encoding secondary thiamine-phosphate synthase enzyme YjbQ, with the translated sequence MQTTFTIQTKGPGLYEFTTEVAAWVAGQGEGLLTLFIRHTSASLLIQENADPEVQTDLTAYFDRLVPPSDDPSMHYLTHTYEGPDDMPAHIKAAMMPVSLQIPISGGRLALGTWQGIYVVEHRRRPHRRDVAAMLLKA
- a CDS encoding SDR family oxidoreductase; amino-acid sequence: MTRKTLFITGASTGIGAATARAAVASDWNVGLMARSTDKVAALAEELGGAALALPGDVTDLATQEQALLALQEAFGSVDAAFANAGMGANAPGTEAGDPAEWADLVQLNIMGLLYTAKAALPYLRQSTGHMVLTGSIAGRRHVKGSIYGATKWFVHGFAGNLAEEMADWGGRCTVIAPGMVDTPFFDAPKPEKLQPEDVAEAVMLALNAHPRNAVREVVLMPTQ